ttgttttctaaaattcattcGTCATTTTATGGTAAATTTAAGATATGGttgaattaaatattaaaattctTAAACACTGTACtgattttaatatttaattatgtagcAGATTTAGTCGTGTAATATATTTCAAGGTAAATAACACCCCCTCCCCTTCTTGTTCTGCTTGTGCAACTACCTACAATTCCATATGTCATGGTAGGCTAACATGCTTATGTCACATGCTAGTGCTTTATCTCAACAATTTTAATAGAATTAAAATGAAATCAAAATCTACAACCTCCTTGAATTCATGGTGTATTCTTGAAATTATTTTTAGAACATTGAAATGAATAGAAGTGTTCAAAATAAAATACCAGTAATTCTGAACTAACTCTCAAGTCGAAAGTTCTAAATTTCAATTTGTATAACTTCTTCAACTTAATTCAGTTCTCAATATTAAAGCAGTCGCAAGGAAAAATTAACTCTCATCTAGGTTTGTGTAGTTCATATGAAATATTATCAGTATCTATTTCAAACCTTTAACTTTTTAAGTTACAATCAAGCTAATGTTGTTTTGTTTTCCCAGTTATGTGCACATCTTCATCACATGCTTGGATCTCGTAATGCAACAAATGTGGAAGGCTTGACATGGACCTTATTAAGATCTGGTGAAAATGATTGTACTATGTATGGAACAAGAAAAACTGATACGAGCTGTTGTCTATCTCATGTCAGCAAACTTATAAAGGAGTGCTTTTTGCCAGTAATTGAGCCTTATGGTCAAAGGGATTTGGTGGATGATGTTATCTTCAATTCAGTGTAAGCTCTTATCTTATTTTGTTCATTTAACATAATTGCATAATCTTCTTATTATGAAAACCAGACTAAATGGCAATTTTAGCCTTGAAGTGTACCCTTGTGTAGCATGCTGCTCCTAAAGTTTAAAAACTACACATTAAGCCTCAACATTGATGAAGTAGGTAATCTAAACCTTATTGCCGGAAGTTTAACCAGAAACTAACTCATGTTAACTTGCTATCTGCCATCTGTTATGCCATATTCCGCCAACTAGGTTCACATTGTGTTACTCTCTATCTTCCAATTTCGAGGATCCAAGGGTAGAACCTTTATGGGAAGACTTTGCTATCTAAGGTAACCCTTGAAGGGCAAAAAAAACTTACCTAATAGAGATGGTTATGTGTTTAGACACCTGCTAGATTTCAGGGAAAATTTTTGATCTCCAAAGTGTTTACCTGGTTTGCTTTAATTTTATCCTATACATTTTGCTTTAGTTATGTCATGAATTAGATTTTAATCATTTTTAAGTTCGTTTTCATGGCACTAAAAACACCTTCGGAGATTGTTGAATTAATAATCCTCCCAAAGATGAAATCGAACGTGATGAAAGTTTGTACATGCAATTATTTCAATAAAAATATCACGATAACATGATCGTATATAGTCATGAGGTTAATCCCATGAAACAGTCAGATGCACATACAATTTATAGTGCATAACTTATTTACCATATTTTTAAGGGTTATAATGTTCAGTTAGTCAGCGCAGTAGAGAAATAGGTTCTGCATTGGCGGGGTGTAGATGTAAGGATAAAAAATTTCCGGCTAGACCATTGTCACTAACAATTCTAGCATAGACGTTTACCATATCATAAGGGTTAAAATGCTCAGTAATCGATGCAATAGAGTGTAAAGTTCTGCATTGGCGAGGCTCTAAACATATTTGTGCTGCAGATCTTAAACTAAGTATTTGCAGAACAAGATGTTCAATGTAAACGGAAAAAGTCAAATACTTTACAAACTAAAGAAGTGATAGGTATAGTTTTATCAACCTTAGCAATGGATAAAGTCTGGGTTCTTTTGAAGATTCCAGTGTTCCATTGTAAGCAATCAAAAAGAATGGGTTGACCTTCTATAAAATGTGCTTTAAGATATGATCCTGAACAGACTCAGAAATTTATCAACTAAGCTGAATTGCGTCTGATACTTACCTTGGATTTGGATGAGAATGCAAAGAGTTGATAACCGTGTCTTTACATATGTAGTTTTATGTTTCATTTCTCAATAGAAGTTGAGACTAGCCTGGTGGTAGATGCTGAGAGTAGACATGGATACCTTGATTAAAAGGTTCCAGACTGAGTAGAATGTTGGTGTCTAGCCAAGGTGAAAATGTGGTAGCTAAAACCCTCTTCATAGATGGTCAAGTAGTACAGATAGTGGCGAAATCAGGAAGAGGCTGTGGCCCAGGCTGACATTCGTGTGTTGGTTTAGAGAATTCATGTTAGCCGACTGATTTATAGAAGTCaatgaataaaatattttaaacCCTGGTCAGGGACATCATCAAATTAATTTAGTCCCAGGTCCTTCAATATCTTGATTTTGTCACAGGGTGCGGCAGAGGACAACTCGGAATAACGAGCATATTATTTATAGAAATAGAGAGATCAATGGATAGGTTTTAAGTAGATATTCTACAAGTTATAGAACACATTATTTTCCCAAATATAGTAAAACTTCATTAACCACAGATATGCCAGCCTTGGTGAAATGAGTGTTCAGATAATTATATGACAAGATGAACGTGTAAGCCACTCAATCATAGTAGACTAGATGAATGCAAATCATTAGCACCAGGCAACAGTAGAAGGTTAGCTGAGAGTGAATATGTTGAAATGGCTAAATATacattaaataaattaataattttgaaagAAACATTCTAGTTTTAAGCGATATTCATAGAAAGTGCAAGAGAGACATCACTAGTTATTTATATTAATATGAGACAGATGTGTGTCCAGGGTCTTTATTTAACTTAGTTGGAGGCTCTTACACGTGTGCTCAGTATTTAAGAGATGACCCTCCGTTTTTCAATTTTACTGAGGGATGGggatttttctttttcttctttacGGGTCTATGACTATCTCTTCAAGCTATTAGGGGCACTTATATGTCTCAACTATgtggagatttaatattattccAGTTTAATGTTTCTTTGAACCTCCTTTCCACTAAATTTGAAGGACATATATTCCCTCACTGCTTGTATTACTTTGTGAATATGTTCTCTCTCTCTAAAATGATGAAGTAGGACTATTGAATATGTGAGTAGGTAGTAGCAGTTCTATTGATTCAAAGTCTAAGAGAGTAGTATGGGCAGTAAAATCTCGATTCCTGAAATATTCATGTATATGGATCATAAACACTGTAAAATGTCAGGTCACTTCTTAAAAGACTGGACTTTCGTGGATTTTACCTCATGGTTTTACAGAATCAAGACGAAATTATCTCTGCAGCCGCAGTGAGGTAATTGCTGGGCAGTTTGAAGTAATTTGTCTTTATTCTTTACCTTATGGAAGAAGTCACTGTTCTGCCGTTGTATTCTTAGGATACATGGACAAAAGCTAGCAGAGATGCCCCTAGTGGGTACTAGATTCAAATATCGCGGGCAGGGAATGTTTCGACTTCTTATACTTGAACTAGAGAAGGTAACATGTGACTTTTTGTCTTTTACTGTGTCCCTGTGCACTgaaacttatcacaaacaaatgTGCTGTTATAGTGCATAACTATACTCCTGTTTCTTGATCCACAGATGCTTACACAGCTTGGAATTGAAAAATTGGTTTTGCCTGCAACTCCTACAACAGAGAAGGTATGGGAAACTTCATTTGGATTTACACAACCATCACCATCGGAGAGGCTAGAACTGTTACATTATCCCCTGTTGATCTTCAGTGAGACTAAGTTGTTCCAGAAAGTCATCAAGAGATGCAGTGCTGCTAATGGAAGTGTCGTAAATTCTTTCCGTCCAGTACAAAACATTAGCTAGCTTACATTGCCTTTCTATAAATGATAGGTGTCAATGCGTGTAGGTATGTTGCTTATAGTATAGAATGCACCCAGTAATAAGCTAGAAGATGCAAGAAAAAACATTACTGAACTGTTTCAGTCCCAAGGTTGTTCAACATTTCTTGGTGCATATCGAGTTGccgtttaattttttttaagaaaaggtGTGTCTTCCCTCGTTATACAACTTTTTGCGCTTTTTATAAATTCATGATGCATCTCAACTAGGAGGAAGGAAAGGATGTGCAGTTTACTGTTGGTTTGCCTGTTGAACCAGAGATAACCAGTGGGATACGAAGCTTAAAACAGGACCTACATTCCGATAATGAGCTTTTCAAAATTGCTTAAGGAGAGAAATTTTGAAACTGATGTTCCAATAATAATATTACTATTAGATTATAATTTTAGGAGATGATCTTCTTTGCTTAATTTGCCAACCCCTTCAAATGGGATTGTTGTCTTTTATTTATACTAAGTCCCAAATGGGCTCAATCCTTACAATgtgggccttcttgggctttacatAATGTATTGTAATTGTTCTAACTATAATTCCTTTGGGCTGTCTTGTCCTGGTCCAACATTAGTCCCCCTCCTTGTTTTGCGCAATATCTTTAGATTTGCGTTTTCGTGCTTTTCACCCTTGCGTTTTGAATTCCGAGATTTTTTTCTTGATACCTGAATAAAGTTAGTGAACGGAAAGGATAATAAAAATGAAGGGAAAAATCAGAGAAAAAACGAACAAACGAAGCAaaagaaaaataagaaataaCTGTTAATTCGAGATAGGAGTCAACTGTGTGTGCCCGAAAAAAGAAAGGAATTGAACGCAATGCTTTTTTGTCTTGTTGTTGTTCTCtctcctttctttttctttttctttcttttttttgaAGGTATATATCCGTTCATGTGTgtttttgaatttgtttttcCTGTTTTTTTTTTTTGCAGATTTCCGGGCTAACCTCTTCGACTTCCTCTCCGGGCATCTAAAAGGGGATCGCTGCGCGTCCTTGGCTCGCATTGTAAGTCgtctactctctctcttttccttttcttttttatCTGCGGGTTGGTCGTGTTTATCTGTAGTTTACCAATTAATAATGGCCGACTTTCCTTCGTCGTCGTCGTCACATAGTACCACCAATCGGGACCCCGGGAAGCGACCGTTAGAGGAGGGTGACGAGGAGTCTGTTTTGAACTTGGATAATCTAGAGATCCCGGACCTAGGTCAGTGTGGATCTTTTGATTTCTTAGGGAGCGATGAGTTTTTGAAGGGGGTGCCTCCAGGTCCTATGCCCTCTCCACCCCTAAGTCCTCGTACCCTGGAACTTAGGAATAGAACGGTCGAGGAAAGTCTTCGGCTAGGTAGGGTCGAATTCGAGGGCAAGCCTAGTCTGAATTATCTTAGTTACTATATCACTGTCGATCCACCCGTGAGTAAGTTGGAGAGTTACATGGATTCATCTAATGGATATCGGTATCGAGTGCCGACAGCAGATGAGAGGGTGTGGATGATGCCCGAGTTCGGGATGCATGGGGTTGCAATGATTATGTTTCAGTTTGGGCTTCGTTTGCCGATGCACCCGTTCTTCCTGACGATGTATGAGGCTATCGGTTGTGGTCTAGGGCAGCTGACACCGAATTCTGTTGCTCAGTTAAGTGGTTTTGTGGCGCTGTGCTGTGATAAGGGTCGATCACCGACTCTGAAATTGTTTTTCTCTATTTATGGTGTGCGGTACTATGGCGGTCAAGTATATTTCGACTCCCGACATCGAAGGATGAAGATTGTTAGTGTTAGGTCATCGAACTCCGGTTATCACTCCCAATGGCTGTACGTTGGGGGTCCTGACTTGGAATTTGTAAAGCCTTGCGGGAAAGTTAGTCAGGGCACGActgattatttaaataacatgGAGAAGCACGATACTGCCTACCTCGATGAGTTTCATGGGACGAGGACGTGGTATACACACTTAGATTTGAAGGACTCTGGTTTTTTGGAGATGCACGATTGTAAGGGGGATGTTTTACTTGTTATTGCCCTTATTTTGTTGATGTATTAGTTTTTGTACTTGTCATCGTCGGCTCTTGCTTATTTTAATTTTCGTAAGTGCCTATATATATGGTGGCTGACTTGCTGTTTTGTTTATTTCTTTATAGTGGAAGGTGCTTCACTTAAAAAGGTTTTAGATGGTGGGATTCGAGGAGGAATGGACAAGGCAATGATGTTGTTGCTGCAGCGTGCCGCGAGGAAGCCTGCTGATGCGGCCAGGGCTGGACCGTCGGGGGTTCCTCATTCAGTTTCAATTGAGTTGCTAGATGACCAGGGAAACAAGGTAATTGAAGACAATGAGAAGGTTGTTTCAGATCTCGTCCGCGTGGAAGGTAATCCTCGAAAGCGATTTCGGAGGGAAGATGATGAGGTAGTTGTTGGAGGACGGGGGGGCGGAGTCGAGGTTGTGAACAAAACTGCGGCCATTGTCGGGGAAAGGGTTTATGGAAAGACCGTCGACCCTCGATCCAAGAAAGAGGTGATGAGGGTCGAGATCCAGCCCACGGAGCGATGGACGGGTGGATCAACCGTGCCCTTGAGAGCACTTAATCTCTTTAACTTACCTCAGGATTTGGTTGCTTATGATGGGAGGAAGCGTGAGGACCTTGTTGATCGATGTAAGAGCCGGGCTGGGCGGGTACGTGCATTCCCTTCTCTTTTTTTTTATGTGCATGTACCTTTGTTTTCATGTTCGGTCATAGTCGTTTATGGTCATAGTTGTCGACCCTGTTTTCATGTCCCCCCCCTTTTTTTTTGCAGTTTCTTTCCGATTTTATGCATATACTGGAGGATTACAAGGCTGATGTTGATGGTGAGGCTTGTTCCAAGCTCGAAGCTGAGGTTGCTGCCTTGAAGGGGGAAAAGAAGAAGGTTGCGGTGGGTTTTGCGGAACTCGAGCATAGGGTGGCTGATTTGTCTAAGGCAAATTCCGCATTGTCGAAAAAGGTTGCTGAGATGGAGGCTGCTGAGCAGGTGTCGAGTGGGAGGGTACGAGAACTCGAGGGTCGACTTCTCGAGATGGAAAGGGAGCTTGAAGAGGAAAGAAGCAAGCGCCAATGCTTGGACCGACAGGTCGAAGGAATGGATGGCTCCTACAAGTTGATCGTGAAGGAAAATGAAGATTTGAAGAAAGAAGTAAAGAAAGCTGTTGAAGATATCGCTGATGCTCTGGGCGACGGTTATGGACGATGTCTCCGGCGGATGGAAGAGGTTGGTATTGCCGTCGAGGGTCATGCCTTTGATGACTACCTTCGTGACCTGGCATCGAAGGGTGATAACGCATGAAGGCAGGGTATGCCCTGTGGTTTTTTGTAATCGGATTTGAATATTTTTATGTGTTTAAGAGTTTTATTGATAATACCGGATGATGGATTTGTAGAAAGTTTAAGGTATGCGATCCATTGTTTAAGTTTATTTCCATGTTGTAAGCAGTTACATATTGGCTGGTTTTAAAATATTAAGCCGTTTATCAAGTTCGTGGTCGAGTGTTTACATTATGAGAGAGGTTTTATTGCCCAGACCGTCGACGTGAAGAGGCTGTATAAACATTTGCCTAGAAAtgaatgatgatgatgatttttTTTTTTAGTTAAGTAAGGAGCGAAGAAAGTGAAAGTCTGTGCTTTTTCCAAATTAAAGGAATTTGTTCGTCATAACCTAAACACCCCTCGGTGGGAGGCTCGTGATGACCCCCATTACATCGAGGGTTTGTCTTTGAAATGGCATTTACTGCCTCAAGATAATAAATTACAACTGAGATTAAATTACTGATAGAACTTTTTAAGGTGAATTCCATTCCAGGCATTTTTGATGGGTTTCCCGTTGAGGTGAGCAAGCTCATAGGTCCCCGCACTTACAAGTCTCGCGATCCGATAAGGGCCTTCCCATGCTGGCTTGAATTTCCCTGAGACAGTAGATTGTGATGCTGCGGAATCTCTTAAGACAAGGTCGTTGACCTTGAAGTGTTTGGGTTTGACTTTTTTGTTGAAGTACCTTGCAGTTTTTTCTTGCTGGGCGACCATCCGCATTCGGGCTTCTTCCCTTGTTTCTTCTAACAGATCATTGTGAAGGCGAAGTCCCGCGAGAGATAGAGCAGGATCGAATACGTCGACCCGTGGTGAGGTGAGACTTATCTCGACAGGTATGACGGCGTCGACTCCGTAGGCAAGTCGGAAGGGAGTCTCGCCCGTCGCACTTCGGGGAGTTGTCCTATACGACCACAATACATTCGGGAGTTCGTCGACCCAACATCGGGGCATTTCTTCAATTCTTTTCTTCAGGCCTTGTAGGATGGTTCTATTTGTTACCTCTGCTAGTCCATTTGCTTGAGGGTATGCTACAGATGCTTTGATGTGCTGGACTTTTAATTCAAGCAGTATTTCCTCAAACTGTTTTCCAACAACCTGAGTACCATTGTCGGAGACTAAGATTCTGGGGATCCCAAAGCGAAAGACAATGTATTCCATAAAGAATTCTATCATCTCTTTTTCTCGAATTTTAGCAAGGGGTTTTGCTTCGACCCATTTGGTTGCGTAATCCACGGCGACTACGATGTATTGGCACTGATTTTTGGATTTTGGAAATGGACCCACaatatctattcctcattggAAAAAGGGGCATGGGCTGAGAATAGAGTTTAGCTCAGTCGTGGGTCGACGATTTACATTTCCATGAAGCTGACATGCTTGACATTTCCTGACGTAATCTTCACAATCTTTCTGGATTGTAGGCCAGAACAGGCCTTGTCGGATAACTTTGAGGGCTAATGTTTTCCCTCCTAGGTGCTCACCACAGATTCCCTTGTATATTTCTACGATCGCTTGGCGGGAATCTTCTGGAGACAAGCAACGGAGTAGAGGCTCAGAGAGGGCACGTCGATATAACTCCGAACCCACAACGCAGTAGTTCCTGGCTTTGAACATAAGAGTGCGGGCTTCGGACTTAAGCTCAGGCAACTTGTTGTCGATAATGTATTCAAGGAAGGGTTGGCGCCAGTCGAACCTAGCCTGGATCTGGTTGATTGATTCTTCATCGACGGAGGGGGTCTCCAAAATGTCGACGTATGTTGGGCTGAGATTAGTGGGGAGGTTGGAAGAGGCTAGTTTGGCCAGAGAGTCGGCCCACTGGTTCTCTTCCCTGTCGACATTTGACATCTTCCATGAAGGGAATTTGCTAAGAAGATCTTGGGTTCTTGCTAAATATCGGGCCATCTTTTCATTATGTGTCTTAAATTCGCCACTTATCTGTTTGTAAACTAACTGAGAATCCCCAAATATGTCAATTACTTCTGCTTCGAGATCGGATGCGAGCTTTAGCCCGACGATGAGTGCCTCGTACTCGGCCACGTTGTTTGTGGCGGAGAACCTGAACTTGAGAGCCTGTTGGATTTTGAATCCTCCTGGGCTGATTAATATGACCCCTGCTCCTCCAGAGTTGGATGTCGAGGAACCATCAACGAACAGAAGCCATGGACGAGACTGACCCTCTTCAGGTTTATGTGTCTTGGATTGGAACTGGCATTCGGCGATGAAATCTGAGAGGACTTGGGCCTTGATCGCCGTTCGAGGTTTATACTCGATGTAGAACTAGCTTAACTCGATGGTCCAAGCAGCGAGCCTGCCTGTTATGTCGGGCTTGTGCAGAATTCTTTTCAGGGGGAGATTGGTCAGAACATGGATTTCTCTTGCTTGAAAATAATGACGTAGCTTACGACTCGCGACAACGAGAGCGTATACGAGTTTCTCGACTTGAGGGTATCTTGTTTCCGCATCTCGGAGTGAGTGACTGATGTAATACACAGGGACATCTTTTCCCTCATCGACACGGACCAATACTGCCGCGACAGTTTCGTCGGAAGCTGAGAGATATACCCGTAGCGGCTCACCTGTTAAAGGTCGTGTTAAAACTGGAGGATTTGTCAAAAACATCTTTAACTCCGTGAAATTTCTCTCACAATCTTCGTTCCATTCAAACTGTGATGATCTGGAAGCTTTTTTCATTGCAGAGAAAAATGGTAGGCACCGCTTCGAAGATTGAGGGATGAACCTTCGAAGAGCGGCTATACACCCTGTGAGCTTTTGTAGGTCTTTAATGGACCTTGGTTTGCTCATTTCTAGAATAGCTTTTGTCTGAGCTGGATCGGCTTCGATGCCTTTCTGGGTAATCAGGAACCCCAAAAATTTTCCTGCAGTAAGGCCGAAGGAACACTTTGTAGGGTTCAGTCGCATGTTACTTGCCCTTGCGTTGGTGAACGTTTCTCGAAGGTCTGACACATGGTCGAAGGCAACTTTTGACTTTGTGATCATGTCATCAACGTATATTAGCATGTTTCTCCCTATCTGCAAGGAGAAAATTTTATCCATCGTCTGCTGAAAAGTAGCGCCCGCGTTGATTAACCCGAAGGACATTACTTTATATCCGAAGACACCCCTGTGAGTGATGAAAGCGGTTTGTTGCCAGTCATGGGGATCCATTCTTATTTGATTATATCCCGAAAAGGCGTTCATAAAGGACAGGAGTTCATTTTCCGCTGTGGCGTCGATGAGTTGGTCGATGTTGGGCAAAGGATAAAAGTCTTTGGGGCATGCCCTATTCACATATGAGTAATCAATGCACATTCTCCACTTCCCATTGCTCTTCTTGACCAGAACCACGTTTGATATCCATGTGGGGAATTGCACGGGCTCGATGAAACCGGCGTGGAGGAGTTTGTTGACCTCTTGGTCGATGGCTGCTCTTTTCTCGGCTGAGAATATGCGTTGTTTCTGTCGCACAGGCCTGGTGTCCCTACTGATATGCAACGAATGTCGAGCAATGGTCTCTGGGATGCCAGGCATGTCTGTTGGGGCCCAAGCAAAAATATCGGAGAATTCCCGGATGAGGTTTGTGATTTCGTTTTTGAGGTCTGATGAGAGATTCTTGCCAATTCTTGTTGTTTTATCGGGGTTTCCTTCCAATACTTCTATATCTTCTGTTTCCTCGAGAGGGGAGCATGAATTGCTTGTGGATGGGTCGATCAATTCTCTTGGGTCGATGTCAAGTACCTGATTGACTTCTAACTCTTCCTCTGTTTTCTTCCTTGGAGAGACTGTGGTTAGGTAACATTGTCTTGCTGTTACCTGATCACCAATCATTTCTCCCACGCCGAAATCTGTGGGGAATTTCATTTTTAAATGGGAGATAGATGTTATAGCTCGGAGTGCGGTGATCGTTGTTCGTCCCAAAATAGCGTTAAAGCTTGAGGAAGCACTAATCACATAAAATTTGACCATTTTCCAAATCTGACAGGGTGGAGAACCGAAAAGTACTGGCATGTCGATGGTTCCTACCACGTGAACCTCATTGCCTGTAAACCCGTATAACGGGGTTCGGGAGTTCTCAAGTCTTCGATCTCCTATGTCCATTCGGGAAAAAGCGTGATGATATAACACGTCGACAGAGCTACCATTATCGACCAGCATTTTCTTAACCGTGTTGTTTCCCACCCGTATTGTAATGACTAGGGCATCTTGATGGCCTTCGATGAGACCGGGACGATAATCATCATCGGAGAAAGAGATGACTGGGGAGGGATTCGTTCGAGGGCGTTTAGCTGTCGAGGGATTGACATTAAAGACTTCTCGAGCATAAATCTTGCGAGAGTTGTGGGAAAGGCCTCCGGTGGCTACGCCGCAAAAAATAACGTCGATTACTCGATCGTCTTCGCCTCGATGGTGGCGTCTGGGTTCATCATCGTGCTGCACATAATGGACTAGTTGTCCTCGACGAATTTTTCC
This genomic interval from Apium graveolens cultivar Ventura chromosome 8, ASM990537v1, whole genome shotgun sequence contains the following:
- the LOC141676999 gene encoding uncharacterized protein LOC141676999 — encoded protein: MMLLLQRAARKPADAARAGPSGVPHSVSIELLDDQGNKVIEDNEKVVSDLVRVEGNPRKRFRREDDEVVVGGRGGGVEVVNKTAAIVGERVYGKTVDPRSKKEVMRVEIQPTERWTGGSTVPLRALNLFNLPQDLVAYDGRKREDLVDRCKSRAGRFLSDFMHILEDYKADVDGEACSKLEAEVAALKGEKKKVAVGFAELEHRVADLSKANSALSKKVAEMEAAEQVSSGRVRELEGRLLEMERELEEERSKRQCLDRQVEGMDGSYKLIVKENEDLKKEVKKAVEDIADALGDGYGRCLRRMEEVGIAVEGHAFDDYLRDLASKGDNA